From the genome of Streptomyces ficellus:
CCTGTGGTGAGCTGGAGTCGACCAAGTCGGTCAGCGACCTGTACTCCCCGGTGACCGGCGAGGTCGTCGAGGCCAACCAGGACGTCGTCGACGACCCGTCGCTGGTGAACACCGCCCCGTTCGAGGGCGGCTGGCTCTTCAAGGTTCGTGTCGCGGAGGAGCCGAAGGACCTGCTCTCCGCCGACGAGTACACCGCGTTCTCCGGCAGCTAAGGACCCTCTCCGATGTCGCTTCTGAACACCCCTCTCCACGAGCTGGA
Proteins encoded in this window:
- the gcvH gene encoding glycine cleavage system protein GcvH, giving the protein MSNPQQLRYSKEHEWLSAAEDGVSAVGITEHAANALGDVVYVQLPEVGDTVTAGETCGELESTKSVSDLYSPVTGEVVEANQDVVDDPSLVNTAPFEGGWLFKVRVAEEPKDLLSADEYTAFSGS